Proteins from a genomic interval of Coccinella septempunctata chromosome 2, icCocSept1.1, whole genome shotgun sequence:
- the LOC123307096 gene encoding chondroitin proteoglycan-2-like isoform X1 produces the protein MWISWDNQFDEKMIGKISAIVLLATSVACVTIGNLEPCSELSQLIPDPKNCSRFYECTLSGWVGEACNPGLEFNPASLQCDYPQNVKCANETAGNVPCTVVDQVKPDVKNCSRFYLCTTDGWWVGEPCNAGLLFNPDTLQCEFPAHVKCATEQPKEVMDLAPCTKLDKLIPDPKNCSRFYECTQAGWVGLFCYPGLYFNPVTSRCDYSWNVACENDAPAEVPRDVPTLEPCTVVDQLKPDVKNCSRFYECTQAGWWVGEPCIAGLLFNPDTLQCDYPANVKCATEQQKEEILEPSCSSQNFDELFPDPSSCGRFLQCSDLGLISMPCPGDLLFNRDSLKCDYSWNVTC, from the exons GTAATTTGGAGCCATGCTCAGAATTGAGCCAATTGATACCTGATCCTAAGAATTGCAGCAGATTCTATGAATGCACACTTTCTGGTTGGGTTGGAGAAGCTTGTAATCCTGGATTAGAATTCAATCCTGCCAGCCTCCAGTGTGATTATCCACAAAATGTCAAATGTGCCAACGAAACAGCCGGAAATG TTCCATGCACCGTAGTAGATCAGGTGAAGCCTGACGTGAAAAATTGTAGCAGATTCTATTTATGCACCACAGACGGTTGGTGGGTTGGTGAACCTTGTAATGCAGGCTTGTTGTTCAACCCTGATACTCTCCAGTGCGAATTCCCAGCTCATGTAAAATGTGCGACCGAACAACCAAAAGAAG TTATGGACCTAGCACCATGTACAAAACTGGACAAACTGATCCCAGATCCCAAAAACTGCAGCAGATTTTACGAATGCACTCAGGCTGGATGGGTCGGACTTTTCTGTTATCCCGGACTTTACTTCAATCCAGTAACCTCTCGATGTGACTATTCTTGGAATGTTGCATGTGAAAATGACGCACCTGCTGAAG TTCCAAGGGATGTCCCAACACTTGAACCATGCACCGTAGTAGATCAGTTGAAGCCTGACGTGAAAAATTGTAGCAGATTCTATGAATGCACCCAAGCCGGTTGGTGGGTTGGTGAACCTTGTATTGCAGGCTTGTTGTTCAACCCTGATACTCTCCAGTGCGATTACCCAGCAAATGTAAAATGTGCGACCGAACAACAAAAAGAAG aaattctAGAACCATCATGTAGTTCCCAAAACTTCGACGAGTTGTTCCCCGATCCCTCTAGCTGTGGAAGATTTTTACAATGTTCAGATTTAGGGTTGATATCCATGCCTTGCCCTGGTGATTTACTGTTCAACCGAGATTCTCTGAAGTGTGATTACAGTTGGAATGTCACATGCTGA